One stretch of Gopherus flavomarginatus isolate rGopFla2 chromosome 2, rGopFla2.mat.asm, whole genome shotgun sequence DNA includes these proteins:
- the MAP3K8 gene encoding mitogen-activated protein kinase kinase kinase 8 produces MEYMSTDSDKEIDLLLTHLNMSDVIDIMENFYPNGELAVYEDSLITMHQETNQNGGCKESLLFRGREVSLLSCVRYGTEEDLLAFANQVSDTAKQINGQRQQESGILLNMITPKNGRYQIDSDVLLFPWKLTYRNIGSDFIPRGAFGKVYLAQDRETKKRMACKLVPVEQFKPSDVEIQVRFRHENIAELYGAILWDETIHLFMEAGEGGSVMEKLESCGPMREFEIIWVTKHILKGLDFLHSKGVIHHDIKPSNIVFMSTKAVLVDFGLSVQMTDDTYYPKDLRGTEIYMSPEVILCRGHTTKADIYSMGATIIHMQTGSPPWVNRYPRTSYPSYLYIIHKQAPPLEDIAEDCSTSMRELLEAALERNPYHRLSAADLLKHEALHPPPEDQPRCQSLDSALFERKRLLTRKELELPENIADSSSCTGSSEESELLKRQRSLYIDLGALAGYFNIVRGPPTLEYD; encoded by the exons ATGGAGTATATGAGCACTGATAGTGACAAGGAGATTGACTTGTTGCTAACGCACTTAAATATGTCTGATGTGATAGACATTATGGAGAACTTTTACCCAAATGGAGAGCTGGCAGTTTATGAAGACAGTCTGATTACTATGCACCAAGAAACAAATCAAAATGGGGGATGTAAAGAATCCTTATTATTCCGTGGAAGAGAGGTTTCTTTGCTGTCATGTGTCAGGTACGGGACTGAGGAAGACTTGCTCGCTTTTGCAAATCAGGTGTCCGACACTGCAAAGCAAATTAATGGACAGAGACAACAAGAATCTGGAATCCTATTAAACATG atCACTCCGAAAAACGGACGCTATCAAATTGACTCCGATGTGCTTTTGTTTCCATGGAAGCTGACTTACAGGAATATTGGCTCTGATTTTATTCCTCGTGGAGCTTTTGGGAAAGTTTACTTGGCACAAGACAGAGAGACGAAAAAGCGAATGGCATGCAAGCTG GTCCCAGTGGAACAGTTCAAACCATCAGATGTTGAAATCCAGGTCCGCTTCCGCCATGAGAACATTGCAGAGTTATATGGTGCTATTCTGTGGGATGAGACTATCCATCTCTTTATGGAAGCAGGAGAGGGAGGATCTGTCATGGAAAAGTTGGAGAGCTGTGGGCCTATGAGAGAATTCGAGATCATTTGGGTGACAAAGCATATCCTCAAAGGACTTGATTTCCTTCACTCAAAAGGAGTCATCCATCATGATATAAAAC CCAGCAACATTGTTTTCATGTCAACTAAGGCCGTTTTGGTGGATTTTGGTCTAAGCGTTCAAATGACAGACGACACCTACTACCCCAAAGACCTCCGAGGAACAGAG ATTTACATGAGCCCCGAAGTGATACTCTGCAGAGGCCACACAACGAAAGCGGACATCTACAGCATGGGGGCTACCATCATTCACATGCAGACTGGCAGCCCACCGTGGGTGAATCGATACCCTCGCACCTCATATCCATCATACCTCTATATA ATACACAAGCAAGCGCCCCCGTTAGAGGACATTGCAGAGGATTGCAGCACCAGCAtgagagagctgctggaagccgcTCTGGAAAGGAACCCTTATCACAGACTCTCTGCTGCAGACTTACTAAAACATGAGGCCTTGCATCCTCCACCAGAGGACCAGCCACGATGCCAAAGTCTGGACTCAGCCCTATTTGAAAGGAAAAGGCTACTGACAAGAAAGGAGCTGGAGTTGCCAGAAAACATTGCAG